TGTTAAGTAGAGTATAGTGAACTGTAGTATTTTTTCTAATGTGAGATTAGTTATCTTGTTCCAATCATTGTTGAAAGCAAACACAGCCAAGTTGCCACTATATCattaacatactgtatttacagtTCACAGAAATACAACATAGATCTTACAGACACTTTCAAAGACACACTCTTTAGTGGCTGAAATTTCTTTCAAAGGTTTTCTCATGAAAAATACAGTGCTTTGTCCATTTTAGATCAAATAATTCATAgctattctatttctatgctaGATGTGTTCCCAGTTCCGTCTTCATTATTGAAGCTCCCAGAGTTCCTGTTAAATCAGATCAATGCTGTTGATTGATTTGGTCTGCTGCGGCCAGACCCTAACATACCCTTGTTTGGGATCGTGTCCTGATTTTGTCAGTTTGAACTCAGAAGGTTTGATCACAATTAGGTCGCTACACGGCTGTtcattctcttcacctgtcaaGAAATGCGGGCACAGTCAATGTGGCCCAGGGCAATGGGAGAGCTGTAAAGTCTCACTAAATCCGCTCCATTCCTCGTCGCGTCTCAGCGCGTGTAGGACCTCTGCCAGGTAAACGCTCGTCCTTCGACAACgtcttcccggtgggacagtGTGTGGTGTCCATTTCTCCTCATCGTAGTCGCCCTCTTCTTCCGGGGGTTGCCGGTCAAGCCCCTCTGGCTTCCTCGCTCGGGCCCATAGCACCCTGCCACCCTGgggcccccctcccccctcagaAACTCAGCCACCACCTGGAAGTACTCCAACACGGCCGCGTGGCTCCAGcagcctccctcctcctccccgccCTCCTCCAGCCCAAACCCGCAGTGCCCGCCGCTACCCGTCAGTGCCAGCAGGAAGTAAGGGTTGTTCTGGAACAGGGCGAGgggcagggtggaggggggcgGCAGGAGGGGGTCGTCACAGCTGCATAGGCAGAGCACGGGGACCGCTACCTCGTCTGCATCCCTCAGGGGTTCATTCCTCTCCCAGTAGGTCTCCCAGTCCCTGGCAGGATGGCCCCGCTCCCCCGGCACCCAGGACGCCACCTCACCCACCCCCGGTGGTCCCCTCGGGAGTGGCGTGGAGGCATTAGCCCCTGGTCTGGCTCCAGAGGCCGGGGCCGGCGCGCCTGCGTCACGTGCGGAGGCCCCTGGCGGGTGGAGCACCGCTGGGGTGTGTTGGTGGTTTTCTGTGGTCCCCCGTCTGGTGGCTGGAAGTCCGGGCGAGAAGGTGGAGGTTAGGCTTGTGGTGACGGTTTTGGCCCCAGGGACAGCCTCCTGCTTCCGCGTTGCATTCGGATCGGAGGTGTTTGGGAGTTGTGGGTTGGGTGGGAAGCAGAAGAGCGCCTCTTCAAAGTCTCTGAGGGAGGAACAGCTGAGAGCCCTGTCCACCTCTAAAACTCCACGAAAGGCGCTGGCGTACCTGGACAGGGAGTTAGAATGCAACTGTAACAAACACTTATTCGAATGCTTTCGCACTGAGCAAAGGACATTTGGTCAAGAAGACTTTGAATAGACTTTGAAAAGACATGTATGTTAAAGGTTCAATCCAAAAATTCTGCTACAGTGCACTTGACATTCAAACGGAATTTCCAATTCAGCAGATCAATGCAAAGTTTACCATGAATGCTATTTCTCACAAATTCTCTGAAATTTCAGTTAACAGTGGTATTATCAGCAAGCATGCTTGGATTGAATACCGGTTAAGGTGTTCTATTTGGAGGCtgattttattctataaaccaGACTAAATGATCTTACCTGCTGAGCTGTAGTTTGCGGTGGAGCAAATCCCCCCAGCGATAGAGTGGAGGTAGGGGGGTGTCAAACCACATTTGAGCCTTCAGCACGGGCGAGATGCAGGCTGCAGCTGTCAGGTATGAAGAGGAGCCACACTCTCCCAAGTAAGACAGCAGCAGACCTGACCCAGAGCCTTCGCTCACAGCCAGGAGCACCGAGGATGGGTGCCGACTACGCACGTACGTTACAGTCTAGGGAATCCAAGAGTAGAAGTGGTTGTTTAATATGGAACAATATACTCTATGTATCTACAGTCATGGGGAAAAGCCCATCCCTGGAAAGTACATATTTCGACACATTGAAGTATTAGCAAAAttccaaatgcatttactgATAAATGTAACCCAATTCAATTAATTAAactgttgcttttttttttaccctaatgcatttatgcaattaaaaaaattaatttccTTATGCGGAAAAAGTTAATACAGCCCTACCATTAC
This genomic window from Esox lucius isolate fEsoLuc1 chromosome 7, fEsoLuc1.pri, whole genome shotgun sequence contains:
- the LOC105031159 gene encoding protein ABHD15, translating into MSCDHDVISSGVWDYDGIFCFLPFMLLVLVSLALRCPLVERRARLAVRAVAWGLWVFLCWLLELPIHHPETEPGRAKGREASRGSLSWGWSEAGEGYGLSPDPRASSKSIQAPFLACKPTALARFLFQHCGSLVSPRLALWPRGDPHLQTISSLLWGGLTEGDPGPKEVTFTRDHLLLKDGGLVALDWAVRREGVKEHHAGGKALGCHTSSPPVLLLIPHYRGGVTPHLRRLCGLALGQGFYALVFHRRGTAGCPLTTPRLTEYGDPADLVQTVTYVRSRHPSSVLLAVSEGSGSGLLLSYLGECGSSSYLTAAACISPVLKAQMWFDTPLPPLYRWGDLLHRKLQLSRYASAFRGVLEVDRALSCSSLRDFEEALFCFPPNPQLPNTSDPNATRKQEAVPGAKTVTTSLTSTFSPGLPATRRGTTENHQHTPAVLHPPGASARDAGAPAPASGARPGANASTPLPRGPPGVGEVASWVPGERGHPARDWETYWERNEPLRDADEVAVPVLCLCSCDDPLLPPPSTLPLALFQNNPYFLLALTGSGGHCGFGLEEGGEEEGGCWSHAAVLEYFQVVAEFLRGEGGPRVAGCYGPERGSQRGLTGNPRKKRATTMRRNGHHTLSHREDVVEGRAFTWQRSYTR